In one window of Frigoriglobus tundricola DNA:
- a CDS encoding WD40 repeat domain-containing serine/threonine protein kinase — MSAPATATDFLSLVRKSGVLDEKRFSEEFADSSDLPEDPTECANALIRSGLLTTFQARQILAGKYRGLVLGVYKILRPLGQGGMGVVYLGEHTSLHRRVALKVLPAKSAQDRVSVERFMREARATAALDHPNIVRLHDVCQGAGVHFLVMELVEGKDLQTLLAETGPLHFATAVSYIAQAAAGLQHAHSKGIVHRDIKPANLMITKEGVVKLLDLGLARSFLKESDNLTGALGEEGEAHGTIDFVAPEQALGQAVDERADLYSLGATLYYLITGHPPYKGSRAQILMQHQMADPPRLSKTLKVTVPPTLNDVIAKMMAKKKGDRYQSADEVVDALSPWLPAPRASSNVQQDALSTQDLRDAGVPTQSSRSTTKKGKKSKKRAAARRLRKKWYAIGGGAAALLVVGVLIAVLSGGKKAASAHGPDSVPAPEAAANRPGAGEEDQLVLTTTAQVNDLALSRDGTRFAAVDWSGNLIYGSPTNWQKLNSVTVQAGASLNCCTPTPDGRHVVVAGRQTAVTVFDWATGQKVREFAGHSDTTWGVAVSKSGTQVLTCGNDGEVVLRDFATGNLIRKHEFEAKQVWSVAFSPDGTKMLASCGAGPNDDESHQIRVWDVATGRELQRFTGHTRDVRWATFSPDGQTVASAGFDGTVRLWDAASGKQLRAITAHTNNYTERVSFLPNGKRLVSCGGIFPSSYEGGGAVRVWDVGSGQEVHTWRGPGAKGVIALAVAPDGSYALTGSREKTVRLWKFAP; from the coding sequence ATGAGTGCCCCCGCCACGGCTACGGATTTCCTTTCCCTGGTCAGGAAAAGTGGCGTTCTCGACGAAAAGCGGTTCTCGGAGGAGTTCGCGGACTCGAGCGACCTGCCGGAGGACCCGACGGAGTGCGCGAACGCGCTCATCCGGTCCGGCCTGCTGACCACGTTCCAGGCCCGGCAGATCCTGGCCGGGAAGTACCGCGGGCTGGTTCTGGGGGTGTACAAGATCCTGCGACCGCTCGGGCAAGGTGGCATGGGGGTCGTGTACCTGGGCGAACACACGAGCCTCCACCGCCGGGTGGCCCTCAAGGTGCTGCCCGCGAAGAGCGCTCAGGACCGGGTCTCCGTCGAGCGGTTCATGCGCGAGGCCCGCGCCACGGCGGCGCTCGATCACCCGAACATCGTCCGCCTGCACGACGTCTGTCAGGGCGCCGGGGTCCACTTCCTGGTCATGGAACTCGTCGAGGGGAAGGACCTTCAGACGCTGCTGGCGGAGACGGGCCCGCTCCACTTCGCCACCGCGGTCTCGTACATCGCCCAGGCCGCCGCCGGGCTCCAGCACGCCCACAGCAAGGGCATCGTCCACCGCGACATCAAGCCGGCCAACCTGATGATCACCAAGGAGGGCGTCGTCAAGCTCCTGGACCTGGGGCTCGCCCGCTCGTTCCTGAAAGAGAGCGACAACCTCACCGGCGCGCTCGGCGAGGAGGGCGAGGCGCACGGGACGATCGATTTCGTCGCGCCCGAGCAGGCCCTGGGCCAGGCGGTCGACGAGCGGGCCGACTTGTACAGCCTCGGCGCCACCCTGTACTACCTCATCACCGGCCACCCCCCGTACAAGGGGTCCCGCGCCCAGATCCTGATGCAGCACCAGATGGCCGACCCGCCGCGGCTGTCGAAGACCCTCAAGGTGACCGTCCCGCCGACCCTCAACGACGTCATCGCCAAGATGATGGCGAAGAAGAAGGGGGACCGGTACCAGTCGGCCGACGAGGTCGTTGACGCCCTCAGCCCGTGGCTCCCGGCGCCCCGGGCCTCGAGCAACGTGCAACAGGACGCGCTCAGCACCCAGGACCTGCGGGACGCCGGCGTCCCGACGCAGTCGTCGCGGAGCACGACCAAAAAGGGGAAGAAGAGCAAGAAGCGCGCGGCCGCCCGCCGGCTCCGCAAGAAGTGGTACGCGATCGGCGGCGGCGCCGCGGCGCTGCTCGTGGTCGGGGTGCTGATCGCGGTGCTGAGCGGGGGCAAGAAGGCCGCGTCCGCGCACGGCCCCGATTCGGTGCCAGCGCCGGAGGCGGCCGCGAACCGCCCCGGGGCGGGCGAAGAGGACCAGTTGGTGCTGACGACGACCGCGCAGGTCAACGACCTGGCCCTGTCCCGCGACGGGACCCGGTTCGCCGCGGTCGACTGGTCGGGCAACCTGATTTATGGCTCCCCGACGAACTGGCAGAAGCTGAACTCGGTCACGGTCCAGGCCGGCGCGTCGCTGAACTGTTGCACCCCGACGCCGGACGGCCGGCACGTCGTCGTCGCCGGGCGCCAGACGGCCGTGACGGTGTTCGACTGGGCGACCGGGCAGAAGGTGCGCGAGTTCGCCGGCCACTCCGATACGACCTGGGGCGTCGCGGTGTCGAAGTCGGGCACGCAGGTGCTGACGTGCGGCAACGACGGCGAGGTCGTGCTCCGCGACTTCGCCACGGGGAACCTGATCCGCAAACACGAGTTCGAGGCCAAGCAGGTGTGGTCGGTCGCGTTCTCCCCGGACGGGACCAAAATGCTCGCCTCGTGCGGCGCGGGGCCGAACGACGACGAGTCCCACCAGATCCGGGTCTGGGACGTGGCGACCGGGCGCGAGCTCCAGCGCTTCACCGGGCACACGCGCGACGTGCGGTGGGCCACCTTCTCGCCGGACGGGCAAACGGTCGCCTCGGCCGGGTTCGACGGAACGGTCCGCCTCTGGGACGCCGCCTCCGGCAAACAGCTCCGCGCCATCACCGCGCACACCAACAACTACACCGAGCGGGTGAGCTTCCTCCCCAACGGGAAGCGCCTCGTGTCCTGCGGGGGCATCTTCCCGAGCTCCTACGAGGGGGGCGGGGCGGTGCGCGTGTGGGACGTCGGCAGCGGCCAGGAGGTGCACACGTGGCGCGGCCCGGGTGCGAAGGGCGTGATCGCGCTGGCCGTTGCCCCCGACGGGAGCTACGCCCTGACCGGCAGCCGGGAGAAGACCGTTCGCCTTTGGAAGTTCGCGCCGTGA
- a CDS encoding serine/threonine protein kinase — translation MATTKIRLPRNAFLETVQKSGLLAPDDLIAVLSQYDPDKIAAADPIQVATFLVRKKLLTKFQAMHLLHGRTQGFVLGKYRLLDGIRQDRVGMVFKAEAAETKELVSVKVLPTERVSDNTVFRAFTDEVRTAARVEHPNVARILDLSSYHGTHFVVSEHIPAPTLDKVIAEQGPLDPNTAAQVVAQVAIGLLHAHRQNVLHRDIKPGNIALLPDGRVKLIDLGLTHMLENPWQKATQRMNLKEYADEIAHIAPEQAWGCELDGRSDVYSLGSTFYTLLTGRVAFPGLATQAMTDRQTRDLPPPSQVRPGVPQELDELVTRMGAKDPQKRFASAVEVVTAMQAWLPLADWNALGLVVKPKPAPARKAAPVEPKPRGFFGGLLAKLFGR, via the coding sequence ATGGCGACCACCAAGATCCGCCTCCCGCGGAACGCGTTCCTGGAAACGGTCCAGAAGAGCGGCCTGTTGGCCCCGGACGACCTGATCGCCGTCCTCTCCCAGTACGACCCGGACAAGATCGCCGCCGCGGACCCCATCCAGGTCGCGACGTTCCTGGTCCGCAAGAAGCTGCTCACCAAGTTCCAGGCGATGCACCTCCTCCACGGCCGGACCCAGGGGTTCGTGCTGGGCAAGTACCGGCTCCTCGACGGGATCCGGCAGGACCGCGTCGGGATGGTCTTCAAGGCGGAGGCCGCCGAGACCAAAGAGCTGGTCAGCGTGAAGGTGCTCCCGACCGAGCGCGTCTCGGACAACACGGTGTTCCGCGCGTTCACCGACGAGGTGCGGACGGCGGCCCGGGTGGAGCACCCGAACGTGGCCCGCATCCTCGATCTGAGTTCGTACCACGGCACGCACTTCGTGGTCTCCGAGCACATCCCGGCGCCGACGCTCGACAAGGTGATCGCCGAACAGGGGCCGCTCGACCCGAACACGGCCGCGCAGGTCGTGGCCCAGGTCGCCATCGGACTCTTGCACGCCCACCGGCAGAACGTGCTGCACCGGGACATCAAGCCGGGGAACATCGCGCTCCTGCCCGACGGCCGGGTCAAGCTGATCGACCTGGGGCTGACCCACATGCTGGAGAACCCGTGGCAGAAGGCGACCCAGCGGATGAACCTCAAGGAGTACGCGGACGAGATCGCGCACATCGCGCCGGAGCAGGCGTGGGGCTGCGAGCTCGACGGCCGCAGCGACGTGTACAGCCTCGGCTCCACGTTCTACACGCTCCTGACCGGCCGCGTCGCGTTCCCGGGGCTCGCGACCCAGGCCATGACCGATCGGCAGACGCGCGACCTGCCGCCGCCGTCCCAGGTGCGGCCGGGGGTACCGCAAGAGCTCGACGAGTTGGTCACCCGCATGGGAGCAAAAGACCCGCAGAAGCGGTTCGCGTCGGCGGTCGAAGTGGTGACGGCGATGCAGGCCTGGCTGCCGCTGGCCGACTGGAACGCCCTGGGGCTGGTGGTGAAACCGAAACCCGCCCCGGCGCGCAAGGCGGCCCCGGTCGAGCCGAAGCCGCGGGGCTTTTTCGGGGGCCTGCTGGCGAAACTGTTCGGGCGCTGA
- a CDS encoding cytochrome c family protein, protein MTVPHSPGPRGAFSRRSVGGAALAAALISVTALAPVPARLTASDPPAAKSKETLVNGQPLFAGWPANQKPDAVIVFSGQTFGYLQPCGCSRPQTGGLERRAVFIEALKAKGWPVAGVDLGDVYPEKVALAKQGKLKYVAAMTAMREMGYLGVGIGKTELQADPLALLAEYALQREQRPFTLAANTEVSGQPAAKALLVPGFKRPLVESIEAAAVGSVPVGVAGVVGGALQDENVKAKWNMNVDFPNAKQAITHAVAALAKHPLKPGLNVLIFQGPSTDAAKVAADFPQFQVILCQTPDGVPAPLAPQTVVGKKGEQTFIVQVGQKGQYVGVLGAFKKAGGGFDLKYQLVPLGEEYIETGTEAEALARNKSLQALETYAKAVKDAKLLSEYPRVPHAAQIQAAGLKPPVNLTYVGSAKCAGCHAAEFKVWKNAPLQILPHSKAMNTLENVAKRPNLRQFDGECVKCHSVGFDHPTGYVDNVKTPHLRDVGCESCHGPGSGHVAAPKNPDFLKYMSPWKQVGAPKLPAAAFMKEMAETPAIDRGKKAVAPAQQVLLNRVEGMCMKCHDNDADPHFDLYKNWPKIDHSGLAPVGGWPVAPPVVPQK, encoded by the coding sequence ATGACCGTTCCGCACTCGCCCGGCCCCCGCGGAGCCTTCTCCCGCCGATCTGTCGGCGGCGCCGCTCTGGCCGCCGCCCTCATCTCCGTAACGGCGCTCGCGCCGGTCCCCGCGCGATTGACCGCGAGCGACCCGCCGGCGGCCAAGTCGAAAGAGACGCTCGTCAACGGCCAGCCGCTGTTCGCCGGGTGGCCGGCGAACCAGAAGCCGGACGCGGTGATCGTGTTCTCCGGTCAGACCTTCGGCTACTTGCAGCCGTGCGGGTGCAGCCGCCCGCAGACCGGGGGCCTGGAGCGCCGGGCGGTGTTCATCGAGGCGCTCAAGGCGAAGGGCTGGCCGGTCGCGGGCGTCGATCTGGGCGACGTGTACCCCGAGAAGGTCGCGCTCGCCAAGCAGGGCAAGCTCAAGTACGTCGCCGCCATGACCGCGATGCGCGAGATGGGCTACCTGGGCGTGGGCATCGGCAAAACGGAACTCCAGGCCGATCCCCTCGCCCTTCTGGCCGAGTACGCGCTCCAGAGGGAACAGCGGCCGTTCACCCTCGCGGCCAACACCGAGGTGAGCGGTCAACCGGCCGCCAAGGCCCTGCTCGTTCCTGGCTTCAAGCGCCCCCTGGTCGAGTCGATCGAGGCGGCCGCGGTCGGTTCGGTCCCGGTCGGCGTCGCGGGTGTGGTCGGAGGGGCACTGCAAGACGAGAACGTGAAGGCGAAATGGAACATGAACGTTGACTTCCCGAACGCGAAGCAGGCGATCACGCACGCGGTCGCCGCGCTGGCGAAGCACCCGCTCAAGCCGGGACTGAACGTTCTCATTTTCCAGGGGCCGAGCACGGACGCCGCCAAGGTCGCGGCGGACTTCCCGCAGTTCCAGGTGATCCTCTGCCAGACGCCCGATGGCGTCCCCGCGCCGCTCGCGCCCCAGACCGTCGTCGGCAAGAAGGGCGAGCAGACGTTCATCGTCCAGGTCGGGCAGAAGGGGCAGTACGTCGGGGTTCTCGGCGCGTTCAAGAAGGCCGGCGGCGGGTTCGATCTCAAGTACCAGCTGGTTCCGCTCGGTGAGGAGTACATCGAGACAGGCACCGAGGCGGAGGCGCTCGCCCGGAACAAGTCGCTCCAGGCCCTGGAAACCTACGCGAAAGCGGTGAAGGACGCGAAACTGCTGTCGGAGTACCCCCGCGTCCCGCACGCGGCGCAGATCCAGGCGGCGGGCCTGAAGCCGCCCGTGAACCTCACATACGTCGGTTCCGCCAAATGCGCGGGCTGCCACGCGGCCGAGTTCAAGGTGTGGAAAAACGCGCCCCTCCAGATCCTGCCGCACAGCAAGGCGATGAACACGCTGGAGAACGTGGCGAAGCGGCCGAACCTGCGCCAGTTCGACGGGGAATGCGTGAAGTGCCACTCGGTCGGCTTCGACCACCCCACGGGGTACGTGGACAACGTAAAAACGCCCCACCTCCGGGACGTGGGGTGCGAGAGTTGCCACGGCCCCGGCAGCGGGCACGTTGCCGCGCCCAAGAACCCGGACTTCCTCAAGTACATGTCGCCGTGGAAGCAGGTCGGCGCGCCGAAGTTGCCCGCCGCCGCGTTCATGAAAGAAATGGCCGAGACGCCGGCCATTGATCGCGGGAAGAAGGCCGTGGCGCCCGCGCAGCAGGTGCTCCTCAACCGCGTGGAGGGCATGTGCATGAAGTGCCACGACAACGACGCGGATCCGCACTTCGATCTGTACAAGAACTGGCCGAAGATCGATCACTCCGGGCTCGCCCCGGTGGGCGGTTGGCCGGTCGCCCCGCCAGTCGTCCCGCAGAAATGA
- a CDS encoding M16 family metallopeptidase, whose product MSRTAIGLCSLAALAALAALVPAGRSARAEEPAVGTGRAPEPKADAGLVKTAQGMFKDLKTATLDNGLRVYLLPVAGSPTVTSMVAYRVGSADEEKDQTGLSHYLEHLMFKGTETLVPGDIDRATQRNGGRNNAYTSEDMTVYHFDFAADRWPAALAIEADRMRNIRIDAKHEFEQEKGAVISELAGNEDGPWDLEYKAILPLLWPKESPYSHPVIGKTEHVKGATAEIIKRHYDKWYHPNNAALIVVGGFDPDAALKKIKDLFGPIPKGELPPRKKPTFHPDRNEIVRAEFESRFDVPRMMMGFNTVAVGTPEDPVLDIIQDVLSSGKTSRLYRKLVEDERIASEVSASNQAGRYPGWFSVSVELLQGKDRKKAEELVFAELEKLATEPVTDAELARARRKILASFIFSRESVHSLADAVARTSTYPGGEDVAKFFQNYLDTVLKVSKGDIQRVAKQYLARKQAAIVWSVPPAPKKCGEDEPGARGTETGSRGASPLARSAFRAPGSALKVGAGAGGFSLTAAKRVVLPNGLTVILLEDHRLPVVVAAAEVADVRLREPADKIGVATLMGNLLEEGTTKHSGKQISALIEDAGGSLSLSSSGGTVKVLAPDTDLGLGLLFESLQAPTFPGDALERMREQQLSAIADAETQPRTRASRLFYSTVYGDHPSGRPGLGKKEIVEKLTAADVRAFHALTFAPNFTTVAVVGDFNSDEMVKKIEALTKDWKRSALGKPDVAAPPKPAGVEKIVTDPSAAQVHVYIGHLGVTRANPDYYKLLVLDNVLGVGPGFTDRLSANLRDRLGLAYTVNASIANSAGKEPGAFTGFVGTFPDKFLDVKFGFLKEVNKIRDEPPTQQEVDDAKKYLLGSLPFRFTTLSSVAGELLAAERYGLGFDFLEKYRKGVEAVTPADVQAMAKKYLDPKALTVIAVGAIDKDGKAHVPNKK is encoded by the coding sequence ATGTCGCGGACCGCGATAGGACTCTGCTCACTCGCCGCGCTAGCGGCTCTCGCCGCCCTCGTCCCCGCCGGTCGCTCGGCCCGCGCGGAGGAGCCCGCGGTCGGAACCGGTCGCGCGCCGGAGCCGAAGGCCGACGCGGGACTGGTGAAGACCGCCCAGGGGATGTTTAAGGACCTCAAAACGGCGACGCTCGACAACGGGCTGCGCGTGTACTTGCTGCCGGTCGCGGGCTCACCGACCGTCACCTCGATGGTCGCGTACCGCGTCGGTTCGGCCGACGAGGAGAAGGACCAGACGGGGCTGTCGCACTACCTCGAGCACCTCATGTTCAAGGGCACCGAGACGCTCGTGCCCGGCGACATCGACCGCGCCACCCAGCGCAACGGCGGCCGGAACAACGCCTACACGTCCGAGGACATGACCGTCTATCACTTCGACTTCGCCGCGGACCGGTGGCCCGCCGCGCTCGCCATCGAGGCCGACCGGATGCGCAACATCCGCATCGACGCGAAGCACGAGTTCGAGCAGGAGAAGGGGGCCGTGATCTCGGAACTCGCGGGCAACGAGGACGGCCCGTGGGACCTGGAGTACAAGGCGATCCTGCCGCTGCTGTGGCCGAAGGAGTCGCCGTACTCGCACCCGGTCATCGGCAAAACGGAACACGTCAAGGGCGCGACCGCCGAGATCATCAAGCGGCACTACGACAAGTGGTACCACCCGAACAACGCGGCGCTGATCGTCGTCGGCGGGTTCGATCCGGACGCGGCGCTCAAAAAGATCAAGGACCTGTTCGGGCCGATCCCCAAAGGCGAGCTGCCGCCGCGGAAGAAACCGACCTTCCACCCCGACCGGAACGAAATCGTGCGGGCGGAGTTCGAGTCCCGGTTCGACGTGCCGCGGATGATGATGGGCTTCAACACGGTGGCCGTCGGCACGCCCGAGGACCCGGTCCTCGACATCATTCAGGACGTCCTCTCCAGCGGAAAAACGTCGCGCCTGTACCGCAAACTAGTAGAGGACGAGCGGATCGCGTCCGAGGTGTCGGCCAGTAACCAGGCCGGGCGCTACCCGGGCTGGTTCTCGGTGAGCGTCGAACTGCTCCAGGGGAAGGACCGCAAGAAGGCCGAAGAGCTGGTGTTCGCCGAACTGGAGAAGCTCGCGACCGAGCCGGTCACCGACGCCGAACTGGCCCGCGCGCGCCGGAAGATCCTCGCGTCGTTCATCTTCTCGCGCGAGAGCGTCCACAGCCTCGCCGATGCCGTCGCCCGGACCAGCACCTACCCCGGCGGCGAGGACGTGGCGAAGTTCTTCCAGAACTACCTCGATACCGTTCTGAAAGTGTCGAAGGGGGACATCCAGCGGGTCGCCAAGCAGTACCTCGCCCGCAAGCAGGCGGCCATCGTGTGGAGCGTTCCGCCGGCGCCGAAGAAGTGCGGCGAAGACGAGCCCGGGGCCCGGGGCACGGAGACCGGGAGCCGCGGCGCGTCACCGCTCGCCCGTTCCGCGTTTCGCGCCCCGGGCTCCGCGCTCAAAGTTGGGGCGGGCGCGGGCGGGTTCTCGTTGACCGCGGCCAAGCGGGTGGTTCTACCCAACGGCCTGACCGTGATCCTGCTGGAAGACCACCGCCTGCCCGTTGTGGTGGCCGCGGCGGAAGTCGCGGACGTGCGCCTGCGCGAACCGGCCGACAAGATCGGCGTCGCCACGCTCATGGGCAACTTGCTCGAAGAGGGGACCACCAAGCACAGCGGGAAGCAGATCTCCGCGCTCATCGAGGACGCCGGGGGCAGCCTGTCGCTGTCGTCCAGTGGCGGCACCGTCAAGGTGCTCGCGCCCGACACCGATCTCGGCCTCGGGCTGCTGTTCGAATCGCTCCAGGCGCCGACGTTCCCCGGGGACGCGCTGGAGCGGATGCGCGAGCAGCAGCTCTCGGCCATCGCGGACGCCGAAACGCAACCGCGGACGCGGGCCAGCCGGCTGTTCTACTCGACCGTCTACGGCGACCACCCCTCCGGCCGCCCCGGGCTCGGCAAGAAGGAGATCGTGGAGAAACTGACCGCCGCCGACGTGAGGGCGTTCCACGCGCTCACGTTCGCTCCGAACTTCACTACGGTCGCGGTGGTCGGGGACTTCAATTCGGACGAAATGGTCAAGAAGATCGAGGCCCTCACTAAGGACTGGAAGAGGTCCGCCCTCGGCAAACCGGACGTGGCCGCGCCGCCCAAACCGGCCGGCGTCGAGAAGATCGTCACCGATCCGAGTGCCGCACAGGTTCACGTGTACATCGGGCACCTCGGCGTCACCCGCGCCAACCCGGACTACTACAAGCTACTCGTGCTGGACAACGTCCTCGGCGTCGGGCCGGGGTTCACCGATCGACTGTCGGCCAACCTGCGGGACCGGTTGGGGCTCGCGTACACCGTGAACGCGAGCATCGCGAACTCGGCCGGCAAGGAGCCGGGGGCGTTCACCGGGTTCGTGGGCACGTTCCCGGACAAGTTCCTTGACGTGAAGTTCGGGTTCCTGAAGGAAGTAAACAAGATCCGCGACGAGCCGCCGACGCAGCAGGAAGTGGACGACGCCAAGAAGTACCTGCTCGGCAGCCTGCCGTTCCGGTTCACGACCCTGTCGAGCGTGGCCGGGGAACTGCTCGCCGCCGAACGGTACGGGCTGGGCTTCGACTTCCTGGAGAAGTACCGTAAGGGGGTCGAGGCGGTGACCCCCGCGGACGTTCAGGCGATGGCGAAGAAGTACCTCGACCCCAAGGCGCTGACGGTGATCGCCGTCGGTGCGATCGATAAGGACGGCAAGGCGCACGTGCCGAACAAGAAGTAA
- a CDS encoding DUF5658 family protein, with protein sequence MCLKLAVWMGLGLYALLSATDWMMTHALLKLHPDAVEANPIAAACLDLHGWDGLALFKVGGVLMFLGAVFLLVRRRPAVAAGVVAIGCSVLLSVTVYTHSLILQAHREAAEEDVAWPKAKVVARNGIEGAAPERCWFAGDEPPPVQRVVVVRPRLVLRKPHPSQPHLPQQ encoded by the coding sequence ATGTGCCTGAAACTTGCTGTCTGGATGGGCCTGGGCCTGTACGCGCTGCTCAGCGCGACCGATTGGATGATGACACACGCGCTCCTCAAGTTGCACCCCGACGCGGTGGAAGCGAACCCGATTGCGGCGGCGTGCCTGGACCTTCACGGCTGGGACGGGTTGGCCCTCTTCAAAGTCGGCGGCGTGCTGATGTTCCTCGGGGCCGTCTTCCTCCTGGTTCGCCGGCGGCCGGCGGTGGCCGCGGGCGTGGTCGCGATAGGTTGTTCGGTTCTGCTGTCCGTCACCGTCTACACGCACTCGCTGATCTTGCAGGCTCACCGGGAAGCGGCTGAAGAGGATGTTGCGTGGCCGAAGGCGAAGGTCGTCGCCCGCAACGGGATCGAGGGCGCCGCCCCCGAACGCTGCTGGTTCGCGGGCGACGAGCCGCCGCCCGTGCAACGCGTCGTCGTCGTTCGGCCCCGCCTCGTGTTGAGGAAGCCGCACCCGTCTCAGCCGCACCTGCCACAGCAGTAA
- the ilvD gene encoding dihydroxy-acid dehydratase, which translates to MADGPTRTSLTTTGGPGRAPNRAMLRAVGFTDEDFERPMIGIASLFSDITPCNAHLDRLAEKGREGVRAAGGVPQTFGAPTVSDGITMGHKGMRYSLVSREVIADCLETVSGAMNHDGLVAFGGCDKNMPGCVMAMARLNIPSVFVYGGSIMPGVGPSGEDLDIVSIFEAVGQFQAHAIDAKTLHKVECESCPGHGSCGGMYTANTMSSAIEAMGLSLPYGASNPAVGAAKEREAFLAGRAVVHCIEKNIRPRDIITRKSLENAYTFVLALGGSTNAILHLMAIAREAGVPWTLDDFDRLAAKVPHLADLKPGGKYVMFDLYRVGGTPAVLRALLDKGYLHGDCVTVTGRTLAENLAEVPSVFAKPQVVVRPFEAPLFSHGIHVILKGNLAPEGAVAKVAGLKQRAITGPAKVFDGEEACFEAITARKIVAGDVVVIRGEGPVGGPGMREMLSITGALMGQGLGESVGLITDGRFSGGTHGLVVGHVAPEAWVGGPIAFVQTGDSVTIDGDKKLLTLNVSDSELVARKGKWTAPALRVERGVLAKYAKLVRSASEGAVTG; encoded by the coding sequence ATGGCTGACGGGCCTACGCGCACCAGTTTGACGACCACCGGCGGGCCGGGCCGCGCGCCCAACCGGGCGATGCTCCGCGCCGTCGGGTTCACCGACGAGGACTTCGAGCGCCCGATGATCGGTATCGCCTCGCTGTTCAGCGACATCACGCCCTGCAACGCCCACCTGGACCGGCTCGCGGAAAAGGGCCGCGAGGGCGTCCGCGCCGCCGGCGGGGTGCCGCAGACGTTCGGGGCGCCGACCGTCTCCGACGGGATCACGATGGGTCACAAGGGGATGCGCTACTCCCTGGTCTCGCGCGAGGTGATCGCCGACTGCCTCGAAACCGTCAGCGGCGCGATGAACCACGACGGGCTGGTGGCGTTCGGCGGGTGCGACAAGAACATGCCCGGCTGCGTCATGGCGATGGCCCGGCTCAACATCCCGTCCGTGTTCGTGTACGGCGGCAGCATCATGCCGGGCGTCGGCCCGTCCGGCGAGGACCTCGACATCGTCTCCATCTTCGAGGCGGTGGGCCAGTTCCAGGCGCACGCCATCGACGCGAAGACGCTGCACAAGGTGGAGTGCGAGAGCTGCCCCGGGCACGGCTCGTGCGGCGGCATGTACACCGCCAACACGATGTCCAGCGCCATTGAGGCGATGGGCCTGAGCCTCCCGTACGGCGCGTCGAACCCGGCCGTGGGCGCGGCGAAGGAGCGGGAAGCGTTCCTCGCGGGCCGGGCGGTGGTCCACTGCATCGAGAAGAACATCCGCCCGCGGGACATCATCACCCGCAAGAGCCTGGAGAACGCCTACACGTTTGTCCTGGCCCTCGGCGGCAGCACGAACGCGATCCTGCACCTGATGGCGATCGCCCGCGAGGCCGGGGTGCCCTGGACCCTCGACGACTTCGACCGGCTCGCGGCGAAGGTGCCGCACCTCGCGGACCTGAAACCGGGCGGCAAGTACGTGATGTTCGACCTGTACCGCGTCGGCGGCACGCCGGCCGTCCTGCGGGCACTGCTCGACAAGGGCTACCTCCACGGGGACTGCGTGACCGTGACCGGCAGGACGCTCGCGGAGAACCTCGCGGAGGTGCCGAGCGTGTTCGCGAAGCCGCAGGTGGTGGTGCGGCCCTTCGAGGCGCCGCTGTTCAGCCACGGCATCCACGTCATCCTGAAGGGCAACCTCGCGCCGGAGGGCGCCGTTGCGAAGGTCGCCGGGCTGAAGCAGCGGGCCATCACGGGGCCGGCCAAGGTGTTCGACGGCGAGGAGGCGTGCTTCGAGGCGATCACGGCCCGGAAGATCGTGGCGGGGGACGTGGTCGTGATCCGCGGCGAGGGGCCGGTGGGCGGGCCGGGCATGCGTGAGATGCTGAGCATCACCGGGGCACTGATGGGGCAGGGGCTGGGCGAGAGCGTCGGCCTCATCACCGACGGCCGGTTCAGTGGCGGAACGCACGGCCTCGTGGTCGGGCACGTCGCGCCGGAGGCGTGGGTGGGCGGCCCCATCGCGTTCGTGCAGACCGGCGACTCCGTCACCATCGACGGCGACAAGAAGCTCCTCACGCTGAACGTCTCGGACTCGGAGCTGGTGGCCCGAAAGGGCAAGTGGACGGCGCCCGCGCTCCGGGTCGAACGCGGCGTGCTGGCCAAGTACGCGAAACTCGTGCGGTCCGCGAGCGAGGGCGCCGTTACGGGGTGA
- a CDS encoding Flp family type IVb pilin, whose translation MRSLTQKMVSFLKAEDGPTAVEYAVMLALIVVVCIAAITTLGQNANSTFSFVGSSIKPPSAS comes from the coding sequence ATGCGCAGTCTGACCCAGAAAATGGTGTCGTTCTTGAAGGCGGAAGATGGCCCGACGGCCGTCGAGTACGCCGTCATGCTGGCCCTCATCGTCGTGGTGTGCATCGCCGCCATCACCACCCTCGGCCAGAACGCCAACAGCACCTTCTCCTTCGTCGGCTCCTCCATCAAGCCGCCGTCCGCCAGCTGA
- a CDS encoding Flp family type IVb pilin, producing MKSIAKSLVSFLKAEDGPTAVEYAVMLALIVVVCIAAITTLGQNANSTFSFVGSSIKPPAGGSTAS from the coding sequence ATGAAGTCGATCGCCAAGAGCCTGGTGTCGTTCCTGAAGGCCGAAGACGGCCCGACGGCTGTCGAATACGCTGTCATGCTGGCCCTCATCGTCGTGGTGTGCATCGCCGCCATCACCACCCTCGGCCAGAACGCCAACAGCACCTTCTCCTTCGTCGGCTCCTCCATCAAGCCGCCGGCGGGTGGCTCGACCGCCAGCTAA
- a CDS encoding Flp family type IVb pilin: MRYATKQLVSFLKAEDGPTAVEYAVMLALIVVVCISAITSLGANANSTFSFVGSSLTPQSSS, translated from the coding sequence ATGCGCTACGCCACAAAACAACTGGTGTCGTTCCTGAAGGCCGAAGACGGCCCGACCGCCGTCGAGTACGCCGTGATGCTCGCGCTGATCGTCGTGGTGTGCATTTCGGCCATCACCTCGCTCGGCGCCAACGCCAACAGCACCTTCTCCTTCGTCGGTTCGTCCCTGACGCCGCAGTCCAGCAGCTAA